One window of the Trifolium pratense cultivar HEN17-A07 linkage group LG2, ARS_RC_1.1, whole genome shotgun sequence genome contains the following:
- the LOC123903873 gene encoding uncharacterized protein LOC123903873 isoform X1, with protein MDHHGIFCTKVDMSHKNVLEVPISAEELKIRSELAIKIERDLENEIKEGLCNLARRLHRIFQQRKLREAKEEACKVDNKIRELSEVIIRIRIEGGTKIEIKEVKKEANEKGGNFGQKKCLKEVKKIDWEKSLRKGSSPVCVKGSYVKSKQKDRMMMRGKNGSEDKKLIQLVWKV; from the exons ATGGATCATCATGGAATATTTTGCACCAAAG TAGATATGTCACATAAAAATGTTCTTGAGGTTCCTATTTCAGCAGAGGAATTGAAGATACGAAGTGAGCTTGCAATAAAGATTGAAAGGGATTtagaaaatgagattaaggaaGGTTTATGCAATCTCGCTCGTCGATTGCACCGAATTTTTCAGCAGAGGAAGTTGAGGGAAGCAAAAGAAGAAGCATGTAAGGTAGATAACAAAATTAGAGAACTTTCTGAAGTgattataagaataagaattgAAGGGGGGACTAAAATTGAGATTAAGGAAGTTAAGAAAGAAGCAAATGAAAAAGGTGGTAATTTTGGACAGAAAAAATGTTTGAAAGAAGTGAAGAAAATTGATTGGGagaaaagtttgagaaaagGTTCAAGTCCTGTTTGTGTAAAAGGATCATATGTTAAATCAAAGCAGAAGGATAGAATGATGATGAGGGGAAAGAATGGAAGTGAGGATAAGAAGCTAATTCAATTGGTGTGGAAGGTTTAA
- the LOC123903873 gene encoding uncharacterized protein LOC123903873 isoform X2 codes for MDHHGIFCTKDMSHKNVLEVPISAEELKIRSELAIKIERDLENEIKEGLCNLARRLHRIFQQRKLREAKEEACKVDNKIRELSEVIIRIRIEGGTKIEIKEVKKEANEKGGNFGQKKCLKEVKKIDWEKSLRKGSSPVCVKGSYVKSKQKDRMMMRGKNGSEDKKLIQLVWKV; via the exons ATGGATCATCATGGAATATTTTGCACCAAAG ATATGTCACATAAAAATGTTCTTGAGGTTCCTATTTCAGCAGAGGAATTGAAGATACGAAGTGAGCTTGCAATAAAGATTGAAAGGGATTtagaaaatgagattaaggaaGGTTTATGCAATCTCGCTCGTCGATTGCACCGAATTTTTCAGCAGAGGAAGTTGAGGGAAGCAAAAGAAGAAGCATGTAAGGTAGATAACAAAATTAGAGAACTTTCTGAAGTgattataagaataagaattgAAGGGGGGACTAAAATTGAGATTAAGGAAGTTAAGAAAGAAGCAAATGAAAAAGGTGGTAATTTTGGACAGAAAAAATGTTTGAAAGAAGTGAAGAAAATTGATTGGGagaaaagtttgagaaaagGTTCAAGTCCTGTTTGTGTAAAAGGATCATATGTTAAATCAAAGCAGAAGGATAGAATGATGATGAGGGGAAAGAATGGAAGTGAGGATAAGAAGCTAATTCAATTGGTGTGGAAGGTTTAA